From Shewanella acanthi:
CGATGGCTGGAAAATCGTTGAAGGTTTTAAGGGGTTTTTGGCTATCGGGGTTTGCGATCCCCAATTGATGGGCAACGCCTGCAAGTTTGGCGGCATTTAGAATCGCTTCGCTGTCATCGATAAATAGGCAACGACTCGGCTCGAGATTAAACTTGTCGAATAGGGTTTGCCAAAATTGTGGGTGTTCCTTGGGGTAGCCCGTCTCATGGCTCGAGATCATTGCATCGAGTCCAGAGGCGAGTTCGGTGTGCTCCAGTTTTAACGCCAGACTTTTAGGGTGGGCGTTGGTGACTAATATGCGATTTTTGCCAGCCTTGGCGAGCGCATCGAGGAAGGGCATGCTGTCTTGGCGTAGTTGAATTCGTTCGACGAGAGTGCGGTGTAATCCCATAATATCCAACCCTAATTGCTGCTCCCAATAGTCGAGGCAATACCAGTCTAAGGTACCTGCCACGCTATCGTACGCCTTAACAACTAACCGTTGCGCTTCATCCTCGCTAATCCTTCGCTGTTGACTAAGCTCTTGGGGAACAAGACTTAGCCAAAAGTGATTATCAAAGTGCAAATCTAATAGGGTGCCGTCCATATCGAGCAATACGGTATCGATTTCGTTCCAATTAAACATTTAAAAGTCCTATTTTCGGCTAGGCTTTAAAGGGTTAGATTGCAGTTCAGCCATCAAAAGTGGCATCAAGTCTAAGTTATATCACGGTTATATTTGCAAATACCTCAATGCACAGATAGGGGATTCGTTGATAAGCTAATTGCCATCAATCTTATCTTGGCATATTAGCCTGGAAAGGATGCAGAACCTACGATAGTTGATATGGAATCTTAGGGAATACTGATTATATTCGATTGATCCAGCCATTGAGTTTACATTTACCGAGAGGCTGGGTACTAAAGTGTTATGGTCTGTTGCAACCTAATGCTTCAGTATGAATTAGTAAGATAATTCAGTTTGTAGATTAAAGTCAGGGTAGTAAGATTGTCATTTATCCACATATGTTTATCGCAATTTTTAACCAGGGGCAGTTATGTCACAGCGGCAGAAGCCGGAAATCTTGCATACCGAAGTTGTCGCTAAGAGCCGATTGTTTCAAATTGAGCAAGTGCATTTAAAGTTTTCCAATGGTGTCGAGCGTCAGTACGAACGCATGAAAGGCGGTAGCCGCGGTGCTGTGATGGTGGTTCCAGTGCACCAAGGCAATATGCTACTCGCCCGCGAATATGCTGCTGGTACAGATCATTACGAGTTAGGTTTCCCTAAGGGGCTTATCGACCCAGGTGAGCAGGCCATTGATGCGGCAAACCGTGAGCTGCAGGAAGAAATGGGCTTTGGCGCCCGAAAACTCACTCTACTTAAGGAGTTAAGTTTGGCGCCGGGGT
This genomic window contains:
- the yrfG gene encoding GMP/IMP nucleotidase codes for the protein MFNWNEIDTVLLDMDGTLLDLHFDNHFWLSLVPQELSQQRRISEDEAQRLVVKAYDSVAGTLDWYCLDYWEQQLGLDIMGLHRTLVERIQLRQDSMPFLDALAKAGKNRILVTNAHPKSLALKLEHTELASGLDAMISSHETGYPKEHPQFWQTLFDKFNLEPSRCLFIDDSEAILNAAKLAGVAHQLGIANPDSQKPLKTFNDFPAIDDYHLLLEDLLR
- the nudE gene encoding ADP compounds hydrolase NudE produces the protein MSQRQKPEILHTEVVAKSRLFQIEQVHLKFSNGVERQYERMKGGSRGAVMVVPVHQGNMLLAREYAAGTDHYELGFPKGLIDPGEQAIDAANRELQEEMGFGARKLTLLKELSLAPGYFSSRMQIFIAEDLYESQLEGDEPEPIEIVPWPLSDWESLLEETDFSESRSVSALFLAQKHLQLK